One Pleurocapsa sp. PCC 7327 DNA segment encodes these proteins:
- a CDS encoding DUF1995 family protein produces the protein MPQVPSTLEEAVEQAKEATKVALEAGCERIQVELVVPEIALQAQSLALEFTSLLEDYGSGLRVLFPDTGAAALARRDWGETVFQVSDLGSRFIPVDMKISEEDTAFLVVSPSAIEVNSVEKLCNLAGDRPVVLLIPQLEDVSVVGIGLAARQLRERFLSTLESSYYFRPLEGAVVLRSYPSLWQVWLGGEEDYQLIAEEPQKPTGERLDLLIAGAVTGNSDENESTQAPKPKKPGLLTNMQRFFRALSQ, from the coding sequence ATGCCTCAAGTTCCATCAACCTTAGAAGAAGCTGTAGAACAAGCTAAAGAAGCGACTAAAGTTGCTCTAGAAGCCGGTTGCGAGCGCATACAAGTAGAATTGGTCGTCCCAGAAATTGCCCTGCAAGCCCAATCGCTTGCCCTAGAATTTACTTCCCTTTTGGAAGACTATGGTTCTGGATTGAGGGTTTTATTTCCCGATACGGGTGCGGCAGCTTTGGCACGTCGCGATTGGGGAGAGACCGTTTTTCAAGTAAGCGACTTGGGGAGTCGTTTTATCCCGGTAGATATGAAGATATCGGAAGAGGATACGGCTTTCTTAGTCGTCTCTCCCTCGGCGATTGAAGTCAACTCGGTTGAGAAACTTTGCAATTTGGCAGGCGATCGCCCCGTAGTTCTCCTCATTCCTCAACTAGAAGACGTTTCCGTTGTCGGAATTGGTTTGGCTGCCCGCCAACTGAGAGAACGATTCCTCAGTACCTTGGAATCCTCTTACTACTTTAGACCTCTAGAAGGGGCTGTCGTGCTGCGTTCTTATCCGTCTTTGTGGCAAGTCTGGCTAGGAGGAGAGGAAGACTATCAACTAATTGCCGAAGAACCCCAAAAACCCACAGGAGAAAGGCTAGATTTACTCATCGCTGGTGCCGTAACGGGCAACAGCGATGAGAACGAGAGTACCCAGGCACCAAAACCGAAAAAACCCGGTTTATTAACTAATATGCAACGATTCTTCCGCGCTCTAAGTCAATAG
- a CDS encoding cysteine desulfurase family protein, with product MQIYLDYSATTPPRSEVVTKMQEVLAQQWGNPSSLHAWGERAATIIETARIQVANLINAPNPESIVFTSGGTEADNLAMMGVARRYQTPQHIIISSAEHSAIAQPANLLEKWGWQVTRLPVNRYGRVNPLDLKAAIQPNTVLVSIIYGQSEVGTLQPIEELAQIARDCAGRSAKGDRNVFFHTDAVQVAGRVPIDVQKLPVDMLSLSSHKIYGVQGAGALYVREGRELVPLLGGGGQERGLRSGTQAVPVIAAFGVAAELAAADMETETRRLIELRDRLFDRLADCPYLIPTGDRLYRLPHHVSFIVSDPHERVRKEKITGKTLVRQLNLAGIGISSGSACHSGKLSPSPILLAMGFTPEEALGGIRLTLGRETTEAEIDWTAMVLKQVLDRLMPQLVTAGH from the coding sequence ATGCAAATTTATCTTGACTATAGTGCCACAACGCCTCCACGCTCGGAGGTGGTTACCAAGATGCAAGAAGTCCTCGCGCAGCAGTGGGGAAATCCTTCCAGCTTGCACGCTTGGGGAGAGAGGGCAGCAACAATTATTGAAACCGCTAGAATTCAAGTCGCCAATCTCATCAACGCCCCCAATCCCGAATCCATTGTTTTTACCTCTGGGGGAACAGAAGCCGACAATCTCGCCATGATGGGCGTAGCGCGTCGCTATCAAACGCCTCAACACATAATTATTTCCAGCGCAGAACATTCGGCGATCGCACAACCAGCTAACTTGCTCGAAAAATGGGGCTGGCAAGTGACTCGACTGCCCGTCAACCGCTACGGCAGAGTAAATCCTCTCGATTTAAAAGCAGCCATACAGCCAAATACAGTTTTGGTGTCAATTATTTACGGGCAAAGCGAAGTAGGCACGCTACAACCGATTGAGGAACTCGCTCAAATTGCCCGCGATTGCGCTGGGCGCAGCGCCAAAGGCGATCGCAACGTATTCTTTCATACCGATGCCGTTCAAGTAGCCGGACGAGTGCCTATCGACGTGCAGAAATTGCCAGTCGATATGCTTTCTCTCTCCAGCCACAAAATCTATGGGGTTCAAGGGGCTGGGGCATTATACGTGCGCGAAGGCAGAGAATTAGTTCCCCTCCTTGGCGGTGGCGGACAAGAAAGAGGCTTGCGCTCGGGAACTCAAGCCGTTCCCGTCATTGCCGCATTTGGCGTTGCTGCCGAATTAGCTGCCGCTGACATGGAAACAGAAACCCGTCGGTTAATTGAATTGCGCGATCGCCTCTTCGATCGCTTAGCCGACTGTCCCTACCTCATTCCCACCGGAGACAGATTGTATCGCTTGCCGCACCACGTTAGCTTTATCGTCAGCGATCCTCACGAGCGAGTCAGAAAAGAAAAAATTACGGGAAAAACCCTAGTACGTCAGTTAAACCTAGCAGGAATCGGAATTAGTTCTGGTTCGGCTTGTCACAGTGGGAAACTATCTCCCAGCCCTATATTGCTAGCGATGGGTTTTACTCCAGAGGAAGCGTTAGGCGGAATTCGCCTGACTCTGGGACGAGAAACCACCGAAGCCGAGATCGATTGGACGGCAATGGTACTCAAACAAGTTCTCGATCGACTAATGCCTCAATTAGTAACGGCTGGACATTAA
- a CDS encoding shikimate dehydrogenase: MQLITGKTKLLGVIGDPVEHSLSPVMHNAAIAHLRVNYVYVPFPVKGKDLEKAIAGFEAIGVVGFNITIPHKQAIIPLLSEVSAAAQLVGAVNTVWRTEAGWCGTNTDVEGFLAPLKELDRDWTQVTPIILGNGGAARAVVVGCAEIGCPKIRVVGRDRTKLEKFKQSWQNSALKTEIEVHEWSELAELVSDTKLLVNTTPVGMYPKVNESPVDAVVMEKMPTDAIAYDLIYTPNPTQFLVRAKERGAKAIDGLKMLVEQGASALKIWLQQPVPVDVMRRSLQQYLGH; the protein is encoded by the coding sequence ATGCAACTGATTACAGGTAAAACCAAACTATTAGGAGTTATTGGCGATCCAGTCGAACATTCACTGTCGCCAGTCATGCACAATGCAGCGATCGCACATTTGAGGGTTAATTATGTTTATGTTCCTTTTCCAGTCAAAGGAAAGGATTTAGAAAAAGCGATCGCGGGTTTTGAAGCAATAGGTGTCGTTGGGTTTAACATTACTATCCCCCACAAACAAGCCATTATCCCTCTGCTATCGGAAGTCTCTGCGGCGGCGCAACTGGTAGGGGCAGTTAATACCGTTTGGCGCACGGAAGCGGGTTGGTGCGGCACAAATACCGATGTAGAAGGGTTTTTAGCTCCTTTGAAAGAATTAGATCGCGATTGGACGCAAGTTACCCCGATTATTTTAGGCAATGGGGGTGCAGCGAGAGCTGTTGTGGTCGGATGTGCAGAGATAGGATGTCCAAAAATTCGCGTTGTAGGACGCGATCGCACTAAATTGGAAAAGTTTAAACAAAGTTGGCAGAATTCAGCTCTCAAAACCGAAATAGAAGTTCATGAATGGTCGGAATTAGCAGAGCTGGTATCGGATACCAAGTTGTTAGTGAATACAACTCCCGTAGGAATGTATCCAAAAGTGAATGAATCTCCAGTGGATGCAGTGGTGATGGAGAAAATGCCAACCGATGCAATCGCCTACGATCTCATTTATACGCCTAACCCTACCCAATTTCTAGTACGAGCAAAAGAACGAGGCGCGAAAGCGATTGACGGATTAAAGATGTTAGTCGAGCAAGGTGCATCCGCCTTAAAAATTTGGTTGCAACAACCAGTTCCCGTCGATGTAATGCGGCGATCGCTGCAACAATATTTAGGACATTAA
- a CDS encoding YiaA/YiaB family inner membrane protein: MNKHNIVQDHSSAWVMQTWLSFIISVTATSLGIIYLPVDGWTKSFMGMGLAFTVGSTISLAKTQRDLHEAKKITSRIEEAKVEKLLAEHNNL, encoded by the coding sequence ATGAATAAACATAACATCGTCCAAGACCACAGTTCGGCTTGGGTAATGCAAACCTGGCTATCTTTTATTATTTCCGTAACTGCTACCTCGCTTGGAATTATTTATTTACCCGTCGATGGTTGGACAAAAAGCTTTATGGGAATGGGATTAGCTTTTACGGTTGGCTCTACAATTAGTTTGGCAAAAACTCAAAGAGATTTACATGAAGCAAAAAAAATCACGTCTAGAATCGAGGAAGCCAAAGTCGAAAAACTGTTAGCAGAACACAATAATCTTTAA
- a CDS encoding ferredoxin, whose translation MAGFSPTPDRSGFEPELGGIFREVPERSGFEPELGGALRQKGVYVDEITCIGCKHCAHVAPNTFYIESEYGRSRVFNQDGDLEETIQEAIDTCPVDCIHWVDYSKLKELEEERKYQEIKQLGFPQKNRTIAAKKLKKQANH comes from the coding sequence ATGGCTGGCTTTTCCCCAACCCCCGATCGATCTGGGTTTGAGCCGGAGCTAGGGGGTATATTTCGAGAGGTACCGGAACGATCTGGATTCGAGCCGGAACTAGGGGGCGCACTGCGGCAAAAAGGTGTTTACGTCGATGAAATCACCTGCATCGGCTGCAAACACTGCGCTCACGTTGCCCCAAATACGTTCTACATCGAATCGGAGTACGGGCGATCGCGAGTTTTTAATCAAGATGGCGATTTGGAAGAAACAATCCAAGAAGCTATCGATACCTGCCCGGTGGATTGCATTCACTGGGTCGATTACAGCAAACTAAAAGAGTTAGAAGAAGAGCGAAAATACCAAGAGATCAAGCAACTTGGATTTCCTCAAAAGAATCGCACAATTGCTGCTAAGAAACTCAAGAAACAAGCAAATCATTAA
- a CDS encoding DUF1257 domain-containing protein, with translation MSHFSNIKTQIRNLTSLKAALTDLGIDWKEGPTTVRGYQGQTRTAEIVIEQDNNHDIGFSWNGNEYELVADLQYWQQPLSVEGFLRKVTQRYAFHTVISESVKQGFQIAEQQKNEDGSIRLVVQRWSA, from the coding sequence ATGTCGCACTTTAGCAATATCAAAACCCAAATTCGCAACCTAACCTCCCTCAAAGCTGCCCTGACCGATCTGGGAATTGATTGGAAAGAGGGACCGACGACCGTCAGAGGATATCAAGGCCAAACCCGCACAGCTGAAATTGTAATCGAACAAGACAATAACCACGACATCGGTTTTAGCTGGAACGGAAACGAATATGAGTTGGTTGCCGATTTGCAATACTGGCAGCAACCTTTATCTGTGGAAGGTTTCTTGAGAAAAGTAACTCAGAGATATGCTTTCCATACCGTAATAAGCGAGTCTGTTAAGCAAGGATTCCAGATTGCAGAACAGCAAAAAAATGAAGATGGTTCTATTCGTTTAGTCGTCCAACGCTGGAGTGCCTAA
- a CDS encoding DUF2997 domain-containing protein translates to MNMETLEFIIYPDGRVKETVTGIVGSSCQEVTAAIETQLGQVVSQENTSEYYSQAVNQSARATNQASFSNW, encoded by the coding sequence ATGAATATGGAAACCTTAGAGTTCATTATCTATCCCGATGGTCGAGTGAAAGAAACTGTGACGGGCATCGTTGGGTCTTCTTGTCAAGAGGTGACTGCGGCGATCGAAACTCAACTCGGACAGGTGGTTTCCCAGGAGAACACTTCCGAATATTACTCCCAAGCCGTCAACCAGTCAGCTAGAGCCACTAATCAGGCTAGTTTTAGCAACTGGTAA